One window from the genome of Dioscorea cayenensis subsp. rotundata cultivar TDr96_F1 chromosome 3, TDr96_F1_v2_PseudoChromosome.rev07_lg8_w22 25.fasta, whole genome shotgun sequence encodes:
- the LOC120251206 gene encoding mitogen-activated protein kinase kinase 4-like: MGKQKRGVDLTVAVPLPPTNPAAPLPLPAPWSSEGILFSDLERVRLIGSGVSGKVWMVRHKISNKLYALKCILGSWDEDTHRQHCSEIEILRTANSPFIVRCHGFNDNAAGDIELLLEFMDGGSLEGHPIAVEPLLAEVARQVLSALAYLHSRKIVHRDIKPANILIDNHGLFKIADFGLSCMVSPTTMGCKTLCGTISYLGPECFNNSGFYGGFASDTWSFGITLLECYLGYYPFGESVKKNGLMMLAICKKEPPKPPETSIFQFP, translated from the coding sequence ATGGGGAAACAGAAGAGAGGAGTCGACTTGACGGTTGCAGTTCCTCTCCCCCCAACCAACCCAGCCGCCCCCCTCCCTCTCCCTGCGCCTTGGTCTTCAGAGGGAATCTTATTCTCGGATCTCGAGCGCGTCCGCCTCATTGGCTCCGGCGTCAGCGGCAAAGTTTGGATGGTCCGGCATAAAATCTCCAACAAACTCTATGCCTTGAAGTGCATTCTAGGATCCTGGGATGAAGACACTCACCGGCAACACTGCAGTGAAATAGAGATACTCCGGACTGCCAACAGTCCCTTCATTGTCCGTTGTCATGGCTTTAATGACAACGCCGCCGGTGATATTGAGCTCCTCCTCGAGTTCATGGACGGTGGCTCTCTTGAAGGCCATCCCATAGCTGTCGAGCCTCTCCTTGCTGAAGTCGCTCGGCAAGTGCTATCCGCGTTAGCCTACCTCCACAGCCGCAAGATAGTCCACCGCGACATCAAACCCGCCAACATTCTCATTGACAATCACGGGTTATTCAAAATTGCGGATTTTGGTCTCAGCTGCATGGTCTCCCCAACAACAATGGGTTGCAAGACCTTATGTGGCACCATCTCGTACTTGGGCCCGGAATGTTTCAACAACTCAGGGTTTTACGGTGGCTTTGCGAGTGATACCTGGAGCTTCGGTATTACACTTCTTGAATGCTATCTTGGGTATTATCCTTTCGGCGAGAGTGTCAAGAAGAATGGTTTGATGATGTTAGCCATATGCAAGAAGGAACCTCCAAAACCTCCAGAGACAAGCATCTTCCAATTTCCGTGA